The Corynebacterium auriscanis genome includes the window CGCATTCTTCCAATCCTCTCAAAAGAAGAAGCAACAAGCCCAGCAGGAGATGGCTCCTCGGAGAGACCCGTTCGAGGGAGTACAGGGTGCCGAGCCCTACGGCCCGCAGAGCTTAGGGCCGGGAGCCGTGCTTAGTCGTGGCGGAGTAGATTATGTCGTCCGTGGCACGCTGACTTTGCAGCAAGGGCCGTACCAGTGGCAGGAGCACATGCTGGACGGTGGCAGTGGTACATCGTGGTTAAGCGTGGAGATGGACGAAGGGCAACTGGACTTGGTCCTGTGGCACACGCGCAAGGACCTCAGTCTTGATATGCATTCGAACCTAGAGGTAGAAGGGGTTCAATATCGGCGGGTCGAAGCGGGCCAAGCCTCCTTTACTTCTGAGGGAAACACTGGACTGCCGCCCCAGGGGCAGATGGAATACGGCGATTTCAATGCTTCCGGCGACCGCCGATTGAGCTTGGAGCGCTTTAGCCCCGGCGCGATGTGGGAAGTCTCCTTGGGAGAGGCAATGCTGCCCGGTGACTTCGTTGTTTACCCTGCGCCGCGCAGTTAACCACACCCTGCGCCCGCAGTTAAATACTCAGCCGCGGGCGAGTAACAGCTCGCCGACAGCTTTTTATGCCACCTTTCAACAAGACAGCGCACGTATCGATCTTTCATGCTCTTAACCACCACTCCACTCGATCTAAAGTCTTCGGACCTTGGGGTTCGGTTCGGCGCTCCCATGCCACCATCCGTTCTAGCTGAAATCACGGTTGAACCGACCCTCACTCTACCGGGATCGCGCTTCGGCAATGGCCGGCGCTTGCACTTGGCCATCATCGGCGGATCACATGTTGCCACTATCTATGGCGCGGATAATTCCGTACAGCTGCGAGAGGAACTGAGTTGCCATGCTGCGGAGAGCGGGCGGCGGTTGGAGCGAGGCGTCGATAAAGAAAAGGAAGTAGGCCTGCATTCCTACCGCTTTACGGTGGCACCTATGGAATTGGCGGAGTCAGAGTTTCGGCAGCTCGTGCAGTTTTTGCAGAAGAAGGGCGGGGCGGATCCGCGGAGAGTTGGAGAAGAGGCAGCCACACATGTGAGAGATGGGTACGCGCCGCATCTCGCAGAGGAAAAGTGGGACCGATGGCTGGTCGGGGAGTTCCCAGGTGAAGAGCCGGGGCATATCACCGCACTGGCCACGACATGGCACGATCCTGGGCAGGTGCAGTGGAAAACCTGGCACCTCTATCCCCACGAACGCGTAGCAGTGATTAGCCGGTCAACATTCACGCGGAGGGATTGCGCAGAAAGAAAGTCTGCAGCGCCGTTAAGCTATAGGGAAGCGGCAACGTTTCCGAAGAACACCCGCAGTTGACGAAAGGACCAAAAGCGATCATGAGCTACAAAGCTTGGCGAGT containing:
- a CDS encoding DUF2617 family protein; translated protein: MLLTTTPLDLKSSDLGVRFGAPMPPSVLAEITVEPTLTLPGSRFGNGRRLHLAIIGGSHVATIYGADNSVQLREELSCHAAESGRRLERGVDKEKEVGLHSYRFTVAPMELAESEFRQLVQFLQKKGGADPRRVGEEAATHVRDGYAPHLAEEKWDRWLVGEFPGEEPGHITALATTWHDPGQVQWKTWHLYPHERVAVISRSTFTRRDCAERKSAAPLSYREAATFPKNTRS
- a CDS encoding DUF4178 domain-containing protein, which encodes MKYVLLAIAIALVLFAIYAFFQSSQKKKQQAQQEMAPRRDPFEGVQGAEPYGPQSLGPGAVLSRGGVDYVVRGTLTLQQGPYQWQEHMLDGGSGTSWLSVEMDEGQLDLVLWHTRKDLSLDMHSNLEVEGVQYRRVEAGQASFTSEGNTGLPPQGQMEYGDFNASGDRRLSLERFSPGAMWEVSLGEAMLPGDFVVYPAPRS